The nucleotide window CTAAAAACAATTCTGTAATGCTAACTTTGCAAGAAAACTGCATTTCACATTATTAACCTCATTAGTGCAACTTTCCTATAAATAAGTACAAAACATTTGGAGGATGCATGTATAATGAGTGCTTGGTTACTATAGAAGCAAATGTCAAAGTAATTGCTAAAAACGTCTAAAAGTTTTGACACCAAAAACTCTAGTATACCATTTATCATACAGTTCTCTAAATACTGTGGCAAGAACCATCACAAGTAAAAATTAAGATACTGTTGTGGAGATACGAGGCAATTTTTAAGATCAATTTTTGATATAGTCCACCCTTGCCTTTTCTTAATCTAAATGTAATTTAGCACTGCAAACCATTtctgaaaagaaatttattttaaaaagcataaaaattactagtgtaagaagaaaaaaatatgtacctCCAAAAGAAGTCAAAGGCACTCATAAAGTTACTTCAACAAAAATGCAACTTGGCCAGCCAAGGTATAGTGCATTCCTTGAAACTGCATCAGGTCTCATGGCTGGACTGAAGATCTGAAAGGTCATTTGATCCACTTAACCAAATTAGTTTCTCCAAAAGAAATCTTTAAGCAGTTATTTCAACCTATCCCCTCTTCATAAGGACCAACTCAGATGGTTCATATTTTATTAGGGACTCaacagtttaaaaatacatagctAATCCAAGGCAAGGGGTTTTGTTACTTGCCTAACTGTAAAATTAACATATATAGAACATATGATTTGAACTGACACTGAAAAACTCAGTAACATATCATCTAATTAAAAGAATCTTCTGATGgagcaaaataattttatttccattattcTAGCACAGTAAAGCCCCAAGGGCCAAGGAGCTGCACACCGAATGCTCAGCACCAGTAGGTAACGTAGACACCGGCTAGTCAGTGCTGAGCACTAGCACACAAGCCCTTGCCGCATCTGTATGATCTGCAGCAAGGCTGCCTGCACATCTTCATCCATGTGACccttgagagaaagaagaaaggggaggaATATTTTATGTTATGTTCATTTACACAAGAATTCTAAAGACAAAGGCTTTATCATAAGCCTAACTGGTTGTGATTCACCAAATGCTAAATCCTCACCATCACAGTGATATTCTAAAGGATTTATTGGAAAAAGGAATAGAGCTCTAtcatggaaataaagaaaatcagttTGGAAGTAGTACACAACAATTGCTCTTAACATCTATTATCAGAAAACAGATGGACAAACTTCTCTTTCACTTTTAGAAATTGCTTAGAATATAGGGGCAGCGTAAGTTATAGATGAGCAAAGTAAACTACAATTATTTTCCCCTTATTAGTTTTTTGTaataagaaaatcaatgaaaaaaatctccatatttgtatttcttataaaagggatcatatatatgattttgcAACTTTCCTTTTTACCTTATGTCATCAAATATTTCCCAAgttatttttccaattattttaagTTATTATATAACATCCTACTGTATGGATGTATCATAATTTCTTTACTCAATCCCCCAGTAATGGATGATTAAGATGTTTCCAGTCTTCATGGGCAGATTCCTAGAGAAGTTGTTACAGGATCAAAAACAGGCTCAATTTTCAATTTTGCTAAATTCACAAAATCTATAGAGATTATATaacaatttacactcccaccaacagggtaTAAATGCCTATTTCCCACAATACCCTGGCCAACACTATAGACTACCATCTTGTTGATAGATTATCATCTTATTTAATATTTGCCAATCCCATGGGTGAAAATGGTACCTCCTTGTTTATTCACATTTCCTCCATTACTGGTGAGGTTGAGATCTTTCTACATGTACGttagccatttacatttagaaagAAACACTTTAAACTTAAAATGTTGGCAAGAGGTTGATTAAATGCAAGTCAATGCAACACCTCCTTCCCCTTTTCTTTGCTTGAGCACTGGAATAGGTTTCAGTATAACACTCCTTATTAATATAGGTTTCAGTATAACACACCCTATTAATATAAAGTTTTGCTTCCAAAATCTGTTTCTATAACAGCAAGATATTTAAATTTCAAACATTAGCCATAGTTGACTAAACTGAATTTCTTAGTTCACTTTATGATGCCAGAAGGCAAGACTATTTCAAATGCCAGTTGGTTTTGTTGTTTCATcaggagtcagtagaaaataatttcaaatttgcaGGCACACATTGTACAAAGCGGAAAAGCTTGTTACTTGGCGGTGTCTTTTGGCCAGAGCATGCTCCTCTTCCCGGGGCTAGCATCAGACCGACTGAGTTCCCCACCTTCTCTTCCTACACTTTCCTATTTTCCTCTCCTGGAAGTCCCATTCCACTGCCCATCAATAGTCTCTAATAATTGCCATATACTTTCAAATCTCAGCTTGTTTTCTATCTACTCAAAAGAACGTAgtcaaagatattttcttttctcatactcTTCACTCTCTTCCACTGTTTCCCCTTCTTCTCATATAGAAAAGGCAGGCTTTTTGATTTTAAGAACTCGATGTTATAAAGCTTCTTCCCTTTCATTTtacctagttttttttttaaaaaatgaccttcTTTGAAGCTTTCTCTTAAcatctgtccttttttttaaCCATGTGGCCAGAAACTTCAAGATCCTAAACAATTCCTACTTTATCTCACCTGCCATTctaacattttctcttttagGACATCTTCCTAAAAACTCTATTTGAGAATTTCTGGGATGCTGATCATGGGTTTCTAGAATGCATGAAGTATAGTATCCCCCACAttagtatgatttttaaaaaaatacctttctCACCACACCTCCAAAGAAGGGGATTCTCAAGCTTATGCTTCACTGAGTGTAAGACTCAGTAGGTAAATATGACTGATAATTTTCTAACAGaaccatttttttctcaaattattaCATTCCTGTACATACCTTGTCTTTTTTTGCACTTTTGTAGTATTCTCCACATTTCAAAGAAATACTCTTAAGCTCCGAAGAGACAAACTCTGCTCTCCTCTTTTAGCTGACAACGTGTGTGGATGGCAAGGCACCATCCCCAGCGAGCAACACCACTAACATGTTCTGCCATCACATGTTGCCAAACTGTCTATGAAATGAGTGACAGGCAGATGGAGGGAACACTGAATTTAAGATGTTGTGTTGTCATATAGCTTTGTAAATTTCTCTGGGAGATATGCAAGCCATGattaaaagaaacacaattatttttaaataagcataTGGGGTACAACTACTTTAAACATCAATGACTTTCACAGAAatttacttgaaaataaaaaataatttactgcAAAATTACTCCTTTCCAAAGGAAAAATAGTTCTTTACCTGTGCAGCACTAAGAAGGTGTGTCCGATAAATGGCTATTACTTCTTGATGCTGTCTGTCAGCATCCTAGAAATGTGGAAAGATGGACAGACCAGAGAGTGAGCATTCATGTATTCAAACACATGGAAACTTAGGACAATGCTGTCTTCGGGGTTGATGCTAAGAACACTGGTATTATTAAAGTGCCCCCACTACATCTTCTGACAGAATACCCTGAACTCACCAGATGCACAATTCTATAGCATTACAATAGTATAAATTTTTCTAATGAACGTGTGGGAACATTCATAGCAAAAGCAATGCCACTTATCCTAGGTAACGTGAAATGATTGCCTTAGTTCACCACCACATTATCTAGACACTCCCTAACCTACACTTCGTATTACTGCCTCCCATCTTGTCTCCTTGCCTCTAGGCTTTAGTCCCTTATAATGTTTCTAAGACTGAGACAGCTCTTTCCTCATATCACTTTTGGCTCAGAAACCTTGGGTGACAGACACGTCGTTATATGTAAGAGAGAATCTAAATTCATCAGCTCGATTCTCAACAGCCTCCACCATTTGGCTGTAAATACAACTCCTGTTACTGGCCAGGCTGATCAACACTTCACTCCCCTGTGGGCATGCCGCTTGCATTCTACCTCCTGCCTTTCTTCACAGTATTTCCTTTGCCTGGAAGATTCTCTATTTTCCTTTCACAACAAAAACAGGACCTAGCTTACAAGTTCAGACCAGGTACTCCCTTCCTCTTTGAAACTAACCCCCACCACACCAGTAATCTCCTCTTCCTGGAAATTCATATCACTTAGAATCTGGAACTGTAGTctcaattctatgtttaattttttttgtcatgttATTTTACTCTTCATGGATCTATATTTTGCATCTTTAACTACTCAGAACTTCTTGGGAAAGAACTGTGTATTCTCTTTATCCCTAATGGTGCTTAGGTACAGTGTCCCAAAtaaataatatacaaatatttcCAATTATTGAAGGGACTGCCATATTCTTTTGATGACTCTTTTGTCATCATTAATTTGTAGGCCAATGGTATCATAAAATGAACTCTTAAAACAACTTTCTTCTATTCAAAAACAACTCATAACCAATTCTTATCGAATACAAAAATATTAGTTACAATTTACATTTGCTTGGGCTACATGTTACTTAGCTTTTCCAAGTATGTATATTAGCTCATtcaattaaaaaagtaaacaaataagtAATCAGTCCTTATTATCCTACTCCATAGGTGAGGAAGCCGAGAGTTCAAAGGAATGTTCCATGTCACTTGCTTTTAAGTGGCAAGGCTCCTAGAACTGAGCTCCCCTTTTCAGCTTCTAAATCCAGAtgcttttttaaaacatactttggatatatatatatgtatccttacatattcttttaaaatgtaaggaTATAAGGCATAAAACCATAGGAATGCCTACCTTTATTCATAAGGATAaaagtttatattaaaaaaaagcctCCTTTAGTTTAGAAGGCCAGTATTTCAAGAGTATGCTGGGTTGAAAAGATACCAGATTGGGTGTCAGCAAGTCCCAGGGTCACATCCTAGCTGTATGACCCCAGGCACCAAgtattttcatctttgtttccTTAAGAGTTAAATGGGAGGAATAAAACCTTGTGAGATTGTGACGAAGATAAAGTTTAAAGTATATGAAGTGTCTAGTGTGGCACCTGGCATAAAGTAGGCACCAAATAAATGATATTATACCACCGGTATAAATAACTTTTAGCAAAAATGATTACATTCCTGGATTTGAACACGGCCATGAGTCAGGCTGATTTCTAAATACCTTTACAAACACACTCGCGTGAACCCGCCCAGAGGGGCACGAAGCCCACAGGCCTGGGCACTCACCGCCAGCTGCTGCTGCAGGGACCTGACCTGGCGCTGCAGACTGTCCGCCAGCTGGCTCTGCCTCTTGCCGGGACTCCCGCTCGCGTGAGTCAGTTGCGAAAGGCCACTGAGTGCCTGTTTCAGCCTCTCCACATCATTAAGCAGCTCAGTTATCTTATAAAAAAAGGACAGAGTTGTGGGAGAAACAGATTATTCACTGATTCAATTATAATGAACATCTTAAATGGAAATCATTCCTTGAGACACAAAATTTATCATCATATACTAGAAAATTAAGGGATGAATATTATCAAGATTATTACCAACAGCATAAATggtaaaatttctttaaattccTCAGTAAACTCTGTACTAAAGCATtaccaaactaaaaataaataaatatcctaAGATTTGAGTGAGACCTCCGTCTTCTTATTTTTAGGTAATATGTAAGTACCTACAAAGGTATTTAGACTATTTTACAGGTCATCTGAAACATACAAAGGTAGGGAAGATTCTcaaagtttgaaaaataaaagagcacGGCTCATGTAAGTCTAGAATTAACTTATGTGCTTGTTTGTTTCAAGAATGTATGACTTTAGACTACACTGTCTTAAAGAGGGCAAAAAGCAGGAAGATTGTTCAACTAGCGAAAAGAACACAGGCTTTAAAGTCAGACAGAGCTGATGTTTATTAGCTGCATGAACTTGGCTAACTTGCTTTActtttctgagccttagtttccttatcagtGAAAGGGTTAAGAACATCAAATGCAATTATAAATACAGACCCGGGATATAGCACATGCTTAATAAATGGCAACAATTACAAGTAGTTATTAATAACTTGCTACTATAACTATGTGTTATTACATTCATAACCACCCTCCAAACATGAAGAGAGAGCATTTAAATTCTGGATGGTAGGAGCAGACAAAACCAGAAGGCTACTTGCCCCTTCCCACTGAAGGGGGCTGGGGATGTGTCTCCTTTCACTCATGCTGTATTCCCAGCACTAAGTATGGCCCCTGGCACATAGGGCATTTAATAATTATCTTTTGAATGGATAAAATTGTACTCAATCTCCCTGATGTCTCTTCTTCATAGCAGGTACTTCATGCAGCTACCAGTTGCAAAAGTTTGAAACCCTATTCTATAAAGTGTGCCATGAGAAtgagtaagaaaaaaagataagttATAAACCTGTTCTTAAAAACTGGTTGGGAAGATCAATCATGCAATTCTGACACGGTAACATATCTGTTTTAAATGGGTGGCAAAGCTAAAAGAAAACATGCATCTGGGAGAGGAACAGCTTGCTGGACGTTAGATGGGACAATGAAGGCTTCAGGAAGGAAGGTAGGTGTTGAAGTGAGTATTACAGAATGCATTtaattcagtagaaggaggatTTAACTCAGCAGAAAGGAGGGGCAGGACATACCATGTGAGGGGACCCATCTGTAGAAAAACTGCACAGTGAATTGCAGGGCTTGGCTAACTGGTGTGGGTGAATGCCAAGATCAAGTGTGGGGTGCTCCTCAGTGTCCTTAGTTCTCGAAGCCCCAGAAACctttttcctcctctctctcACTATTCTTCAGGTACCCTAAAGCTCCCTGGATTTTGACCACTCACTTAGGAGGCAAGTAAAACTTGAGCCTCCCCAACAGTCCTCAACTCTTGGCTATACCAGGTGAGGAAACGAAAGGAAAGATGCTTCTGATTTTTGTCTGAGTGAGTCCATTTTTTTTCAATTCCACATTTTTCTGCACATTGGTAGGCAAAGTGGAAAGGTGGAATTTAATGGCCACTGTGTTAATGCTTTTATCAACCAGACTTGGGTGATGCTCTGGTAAAAGAGCCCTGTTCTGCTCTGGTGCTTCTGTCCCAGGGTTCCACAGCAAGCCACGCAGACTGCGCAGTGCCTACCTTATTATCTTTTGCTTCGATCTGTTTAGCAGATTCCTGTATTcttctctgtagctctgtgaTTGTCGTTAAGGACTTATCGCATCGCTCCTGCTGATCCTTGATTTCCTGCTCAATGCTGAAATGTAGTAATTCCTTCTCATCTTTTGCAGACAGTTCCTTCTTTTTGGCATGCAAAACTTCTTCACATACTTCTTCATACTTTCTATTCAGATTGGCcagtttttcatttaaattggaaATCTGTGTCTCCAAATCACTTTTTGTTGCTTTGTATTTTGACAAATCAACCACCTCTCTAGTCTCTAACTTTTTTAGCGCTTGTTTAGTATCCTGAACTTCAGACTGGAGTTTGGAGACttcttctgctttgttttggctttcttcttccttttctctcaaaCTAGCTTTTATGATTCCAACTTCTTCCTCGAATGCTTCCTTGATCTGCAAATGCTGTGCCAGAGGCACAGAAGAGTTCTTTTGATTCTCCAACATCTGATGCAGTTTGGTCActgtctgctgctccctctcaTAACACCTTTGCTTATTCTTCAGTTCTTCCTTTAGATTCTCAATTGTGCCATTAAGAGACTTTTTTAGGGTCTCAACTTGTTCCAGAGGAACATGCTGTTTCTGCAAAAGAGTCTCTGCTGCAAGCATTTCAGAAGCCTGTTTGGCATTCTCTTCAACTAGCTTCTCTTTCTCGTTCTTTACCTCTGTGTATTTCTGTAATAGTTCTTTTAACTGTTTGTTGAGCTCTTCTGTTTTTCGGCTTAACACTCTTTCCATTTCATGAGACTTCTCAATGAGAACACTCTTCTCCTTTAGATCCCCCTGTAGAGTGAAAATCTCCACCTTTAACCTGTCATTCTCTTGCTTGCACTTCTTGGCCTCTTCTTCCCTGACATTATATTTTTGGGTCTGCTCTGATAACTGTTCTTTTAGTTCTTTCTCTGTTGCTTTGTATTTTCTCTCACACTCTTCAAAGCTGACAATTGGAGCATATTTTAGCTTAATGCATTCTTGTATTGTGTCAAGTTCCTTCTTCTGGGCTTCGATCTCGGCATGCAGTGCCACAATCTCTTCTTGGCCTCTCCTGTACTCAGCCAGTATTTCAGCGCTGTCATCCTGGACTTTTTTCAGGCTCTTACTTACAGCATTCATCTTTTCCTTGTGCTCCCTTAGGCTGATGTACTCAGCTTTTATTTGGGTATGAGTGTTTTCCaagtttctttttaatattctattttcaTCCTTTACTTTCATGCATTCTTGATTTATAGCTTCAAATTTTTTCCTCACCTCTAGTAATTCGCTGTTCATTTTCTCTAACTTGCCACTCAGTGCAGTTCTAATCTCTTCATGGGCTTTAACTGGCACATACTGATTACTCATAGtctttttcaagttagtgttttcagaCGTGAGTGAATAGATCTTTTCTTGTTCTTCACCCCATTTTTTATTAAGTTCAGATAGCTGTTTTTCAAGTTCAACAATATTAGATTTCATAGCCATTACCTCTTTTTCATGTTTCTCAGGAGGCACGAACACAGTTTCCAGGCGGCTAACATTCTTATTTAAACTGTCATTTTCCATCAGCAACTTCTCCATTTCCAACTTCTTCTCTGTATATTTTTGTGTTACATCTGAAAGCTTTTTATTCAaatcattcacaattacatcatgtgattttttcatttcttcattcacttTTAAAGGAAcatgatttttcatttcagttgttaGGTTATGTACCTGCTGGTTGAGGAGCTTATTATTCAGATAAACCCTTTCAGTTTCCTTTTGTAATGCCTGATTTTTTGATGTTAATTCAGTGATCTTCTTCTCAAGTTCTCCTGATTTTTGTTCTAATCTGTTCTTGAGTTGTTCGTGTTCCTCTGGTTTGACATGCTGAGCAAGTTTGGCCCGATGATTCTCAAGTTCTCTCTTTAACTGTCTAATTTCACTAAGTGATTTTTCATATTCTCTTTCTATCTCTACTAATTTTTTTGCCTTCTCATTTACTTCACTTGATAATAAGCTCttcatgttttcaaatttttctgtTGGAATGGAAAGGGCCAACTTTGCTAACAGCTCCTTTAACTGGCCTTCCATCTCGGtgacttttctccctttcttctctcgCTCCACTTCACACATTCCAAATTCTTTCTGCAATCGCTTATTTTCTTCTATCAGCTTGCCTTCATCCCTCTTAAACTCTTCTACTAACAtctcattttgtttgatttgGTTTCTTAATTTTCCCACTTCTGCTGAAGCACCTTCATATTTTGCTTTCATGTCTTTCAACTGATCCTTCAATTCCTCTGTTAGTCTGTGATTCCCTGTAGCTGCTTCACTTGTTAGGTGCTCTTTAAGGGCAAGAAAATGAGTCTGCATTTGTTTAACTTTACCTTCTGACTCATACATTCTCTTCTGCACATCTTTCAACGCATCTTCTAATTGCTTAATCTGTTCATCCGAATCCTCCTTGATCCTCTCACACTCTAATGCTAAGGCTTTGCACTCTGCCACCTTGTGAGCCAGCTCATTTTGGAGCTTGAGTCGGTCTTGTTTTGCTGAATCACAGAAAGTTCTCATTGCTTCTaactctttctttaaaatttcatcttCAGAATATGAGGTTTGGTTGGGTAAGGAGAGCTCCAGTGGCCTTAACATAGATCTGCTTTGCATATGCGCTGGCATACCTGTGGAAGTacgctgaaaagaaaaaaaataggtatTAATCACAAAAGCCTAAAGAAGACACTTATTTGCCAATTTCCACATCATCAGTAGCCAAAGGGTCTTCAGACTAGTATATCAGAAAAATATGGTACTGATTTTTGAGGTAAGAAAAACAGTTCTGGGTATGATTTCTTCAATAAGCTCTCAAGCAGTGCTATTTTAGAAGTCTGTTGACTTTAAGTGTATTTCTGGCAGGTCAAAGAAGGAATATAGTTGTGGTCTCTGGGGActattttctcttcccttccccattTATAATACCTTCCCACACATGAATTTCAACTTTATCAAAACACGTTCGCTATTTCTATGTTTTATGGCACATAATGTGCTTAGAACTTCAAATTCTGAAGAAAATCATCCGAATGCTTGAATAGAAACAAGTGTCACAATTTTAAGTCTGCAAGTAATTTCAcagaattatatattatttaattgcTAAGACAGATGACTTCTGAGTATCTTCGTTACCTCGAGTGTAATTgttctttaaattataaaaaataccACCAAAATAAGCTCAACTAGTATGAGAGTTGTCAAGAGAATGTTAGTCAactcagaaaaaagaaacaagttttCTTCTCTCAAACAGAAAGATGAAGTAGAACTTAGCATATGATCTTAGAATAAAATTTGATTGACACCTTGTCCCCTCTAATAAGTGCTgacaaaaagtaaaattaaacttTTCAAGAAACAGTTCACACAAACATCAGAACGTATAATCACAAAAGACTAtatttaactatttttattttttgccgtACAGTACTAACTCATTGATAAAAGTTATGTGGCATGAGTACATCCCACTATTTTAATAGGCAGGTGTTAGTTACTGTTGTTCACTTAAATCTACATTGCCTTCCCCtggatcaagaaaaaaattagtaacaTGGAATAATCAACCTCAGTCTGCTTCTAAATTATCTTTCAATTTACCAAGTATCTTTAGACTACTATAATTTAATTACTTACACAGCTTTACAATTTccatatttgttttattataatcAAATATTTATCTAATCTTCCTATTGTTCAGATGATCCATAATAAATGCATCAGTGCATCACTtaggaaaaggagaataatagAGAAACTTTGGATATACTGAATCAAAATATATTTGGATTTCTCCTTTTATCAAGTAAGCCAACTACAAAGAACCTGTCATATAAATTGAAGTATTATACATTCAAGAGTAAAGGCATGCACTCGTAGTTCATATTTGTGGTTCTGTGTGTATCAGTACTAACAGCTATGAGTCAAACTGCAATACAGGTGACCATGATAAAAATGGTCCATAGTTCTATAACTAAATTAATGCCACCTTCAGTAATCCTTAGTGCTCCAAAGATATGGAAAAATGTCTGTAAACTTAATTAAGCCCTTTGTTCGACGTAATATTTAATACCAGAGTTTGCAATCGTTACTAATGGGCTTAAACATGTATAGGTTGGGGGAGTCCTAGgcacaaaaagaattttaaaaagttagtttGGGTTTATTGACTTTCCTTgattactcaaatgaaaatgaatgcatgaattttaacataaaattattcTTGTTCTAAAATATCcatattttcccatgtttttcCCCTACAAATGTAAGGGAAATGTTTATATATTAAGTTTTACATGTAACACAGCAATCTGCTGGCAATTACTAAAGATTTTTAAGCATGTGAGATGATACTATAATGGATAttcaatatttgtaaatgaattcTTAGTTTCTAATGGCTGCTTTCATAAACAGTGAGTCACATACAAAGTGGGACCTATAATTTTCACCATGAAAGTAAAAAATCATTCCTAATATAAAAATTCATcagaaaaaagatggtggtgtgagaactgaagcagaaatctcctcccaaaaccatatataatacaaaaatacagcaaatacaactattcttaaaagagtgaccagaattAAGATTGCACaggccagtctacatctgggataaaagaacagaaaatgtaCATCACGGAAAAGGGAAAAGTAACAAAGCCACGACCACACAGGCCCAAGCCCTTCGtgctaccccagctcactggtgggagaaagggaaaccgagcagggagggagtagaagcccaggactgctaaacacccagccctagaaacctactccaggagcacaaacccacattgcatggtgctctggagatcagaggcgctgaaaaacaaagacaaagacagattCTAGCCATTTGTGGAGAAAAGGTTCCCAAAACCAGCtggctctgggaaaaaagaaaggcgggcactttgaaagacttcccaacagtgagagggatgctaaaggggcaaggattacacagagcttgccaCTCagaagaaggaacaggtggacaaaattgtcccagtacACTAACCCaccaggttggaaactttcaggagcttcaggtgctccatccccctgactggcattgcagccctgaggccccccaccacaataaacagcctgccattccttcctcccctctggcACCTGCATGCAAACCTGCACCCCCACCATTGTGCCAGACCAGccggagggcagccccacctatagCAACTACAGTGGATTAACACAGAGACTGCCCCTTGCGTGCACAGCTAACTGGCTCTGACAGAAAAGGTAggaactgcagccaggaagcaggaaagggctctgTCCTCCCAGAAGGCACTAGCGCTGCTCGCCTGCAATGCCGCCATTgcttcaggccagccagagggcagccccactaCAGCAGCCTGGGGCCTTAACGCAGAGGCCCTGAGAGAGGAGACTGGGTTtgcggcagggaagcaggaaagagctctctcttCAGGGTAGGCACTGGCACCACTTGCCTGTGACCACTGCCATTGCtacaggtgctgggcagctccaaagagcagagcttctgagcactagagggcaccgCCTACACAAACCTGATATTTCTCACtatccaataggattatgaaaaggcagaagaaccttgttcaatcccaaatccctcaaacacgagaaagagggctcagtgaaactgaaatcacaaatcttcctgaaaaagaattcaaaacaaaagtcataagcatgctaatgaagctacagaaaaatatccaagggCTAAGAaacaaattcaggagggagatagacacctagaaaaatacagtagctgaaatgaaacacgcaatggagggacttaaaagcagattagatgaggtagaggagatggtaaatggaatagaaattagagaacaagaatacaaagaagctgggggaaagagacaaaaaaggatctctaggaattaaagaatattaagagactgtgtgaccaatcaaaatggaataatatttgctttataaggGTACcacaagaagaggagagagaaaaagggatagaaagtgtctttgaaaaaaataattgctgaaaacttccccattctccaaacacaagggacccaaggaagacaacaccaagatatataataattaaaatggcaaagatcaaggacaaggacagagtattaaaaacagccagggagagaaaaaagatcacctacaaaggaaaacccatcaggttatcatcagacttctcagcagaaaccttacagaccagaagggagtggcatgaatgcagtgcaatgaaacagaagggtctcaaaccaagaatactctatgtaaaattatcatttaaatttgaagaggggattaaacaatttccaaataagcgaaaactgagagaatttacctcccctaAACCATCTCT belongs to Manis pentadactyla isolate mManPen7 chromosome 11, mManPen7.hap1, whole genome shotgun sequence and includes:
- the UACA gene encoding uveal autoantigen with coiled-coil domains and ankyrin repeats isoform X2; this translates as MKSLKSRLRRQDAPGPAPSGSGAVASAHASDWNKYDDRLMKAAERGDVEKVSSILAKKGVNPGKLDVEGRSVFHVVASKGSLECLNAILIHGVDITASDTAGRNALHLAAKYGHALCLQKLLQYNCPTEHVDLQGRTALHDAAMADCPSSIQLLCDHGASVNAKDVDGRTPLVLATQMCRPTICQLLMDRGADINSRDKQNRTALMLGCEYGCTDAVEVLIKNGADVSLLDALGHDSSYYARIGDNLDILTLLKTASENINKGRELWKKGPSLQQRSLTYMMDEVNMKSNQREHQNIQGLEIENEDLKERLRKIQQEQRILLDKVNDLQLQLNEEVMVADDLESEKEKLKSLLAAKEKQHEESLRTIEALKNRFKYFERTSTGMPAHMQSRSMLRPLELSLPNQTSYSEDEILKKELEAMRTFCDSAKQDRLKLQNELAHKVAECKALALECERIKEDSDEQIKQLEDALKDVQKRMYESEGKVKQMQTHFLALKEHLTSEAATGNHRLTEELKDQLKDMKAKYEGASAEVGKLRNQIKQNEMLVEEFKRDEGKLIEENKRLQKEFGMCEVEREKKGRKVTEMEGQLKELLAKLALSIPTEKFENMKSLLSSEVNEKAKKLVEIEREYEKSLSEIRQLKRELENHRAKLAQHVKPEEHEQLKNRLEQKSGELEKKITELTSKNQALQKETERVYLNNKLLNQQVHNLTTEMKNHVPLKVNEEMKKSHDVIVNDLNKKLSDVTQKYTEKKLEMEKLLMENDSLNKNVSRLETVFVPPEKHEKEVMAMKSNIVELEKQLSELNKKWGEEQEKIYSLTSENTNLKKTMSNQYVPVKAHEEIRTALSGKLEKMNSELLEVRKKFEAINQECMKVKDENRILKRNLENTHTQIKAEYISLREHKEKMNAVSKSLKKVQDDSAEILAEYRRGQEEIVALHAEIEAQKKELDTIQECIKLKYAPIVSFEECERKYKATEKELKEQLSEQTQKYNVREEEAKKCKQENDRLKVEIFTLQGDLKEKSVLIEKSHEMERVLSRKTEELNKQLKELLQKYTEVKNEKEKLVEENAKQASEMLAAETLLQKQHVPLEQVETLKKSLNGTIENLKEELKNKQRCYEREQQTVTKLHQMLENQKNSSVPLAQHLQIKEAFEEEVGIIKASLREKEEESQNKAEEVSKLQSEVQDTKQALKKLETREVVDLSKYKATKSDLETQISNLNEKLANLNRKYEEVCEEVLHAKKKELSAKDEKELLHFSIEQEIKDQQERCDKSLTTITELQRRIQESAKQIEAKDNKITELLNDVERLKQALSGLSQLTHASGSPGKRQSQLADSLQRQVRSLQQQLAGHMDEDVQAALLQIIQMRQGLVC